One window from the genome of Montipora foliosa isolate CH-2021 chromosome 5, ASM3666993v2, whole genome shotgun sequence encodes:
- the LOC138003630 gene encoding uncharacterized protein, whose product MDLKKSTTEQLLSLLKRRNVPQEALDLLRDNGIDGSTLLQPIDDIDEFMAVVPKSGHRLLIKRIIKEELARADLHVEAQETYPMRRKFITEEANSSKEILDICPYLGKSYHVRSEMRCILGDACVAGAEDCSVRGLRVILNQDGDNLTNADVVDAVKIIQQRTKKKSSNQEVFKFQDPTTPPHKLFKDKHVEFFLVCIGSCQEVDQVFVCGEGQALFESDCNLTKAAVDLICAYMYYVFGIKYPKCISGVLHFLQEIVLLQSDNAFKGTKFATFMAEFKKGSFK is encoded by the exons ATGGACCTGAAAAAGTCAACTACGGAACAGCTTCTTTCACTTTTAAAAAGGAGAAATGTGCCGCAAGAAGCCCTTGACTTGCTGAGAG ATAATGGTATTGATGGGTCCACTCTTCTTCAGCCGATTGACGACATCGACGAATTTATGGCGGTCGTCCCTAAGTCTGGACATCGACTTCTCATAAAGCGGATTATCAAAGAGGAGCTAGCCAGAGCAGATTTACATGTAGAAGCACAA GAGACCTATCCAATGAGGAGAAAGTTTATCACAGAGGAGGCTAATTCATCCAAGGAGATCCTAGATATATGTCCATACCTTGGAAAATCATATCAT GTTCGGTCTGAGATGCGCTGCATACTTGGAGATGCCTGTGTGGCAGGAGCTGAAGACTGTTCAGTGAGAGGCCTCAGAGTGATTCTAAATCAAGATGGTGATAATTTAACAAACGCAGACGTGGTTGATGCTGTTAAAATTATTCAACAGAGGACTAAGAAGAAAAGTAGCAACCAAGAGGTGTTTAAATTTCAAGAT CCAACAACACCACCACACAAGCTGTTTAAGGACAAGCATGTTGAATTTTTCCTCGTGTGCATTGGAAGTTGCCAGGAAGTGGACCAAGTTTTTGTATGTGGAGAGGGCCAAGCCCTTTTTGAAAGTGACTGCAATCTTACAAAAGCTGCAGTTGATTTAATTTGTGCTTACATGTATTATGTTTTTGGCATCAAATACCCTAAGTGTATCTCAGGTGTTCTTCACTTTTTACAAGAGATTGTATTACTACAAAGTGACAATGCATTTAAAGGAACAAAGTTTGCTACCTTTATGGCAGAGTTTAAAAAGGGGAGCTTCAAGTAA